GTCTTGCTGCCGGGGCCGGCCACCATGCGCTCCACGACTTCTTTCTGCAGCATGAAGTGCATGTCCCGGATGCACTGGCTGTTTTCCAGCAGGTGAAAAAGCAGGGGCGTGGAAATATTGTAGGGCAGGTTGCCCACCACGCGCAGTTTTTCCCCTTCTTCCGCAAGGGCGCAGAAATCGAACTTCAGGGCGTCGGCCGAATGCAGATGGAAATGTTCCCGGTCCCCATAGCGGGATTCCAGCAGGCGCACCAGGTCCCGGTCCAGTTCCACGGCGTCCAGGCGTCCAACCCGGGGCAGGAATTGTTCCGTGATGGCGCCCTGCCCCGGACCGATTTCCACCAGGTGGTCCTCCGTTGAAGGGTTGATGGCGCTCACGATTCGGCTGATCACGCCGGGATCATGAAGAAAGTTCTGGCCAAAACGCTTGCGGGCTCTATGGGTCATGGGGGAATTGTACTTGTATTCTGGCGCCATTGGGCTATTGCTTATAAGTACCGGCAACAAAGAGGAGAGAGAATATGTCTGACTGGTGCACTGATGTGCTGATTCACATCGACGAAGATCTTGATGATGCAAATATCCACGATATCGAGCGAGATGTCAGCATGATCGACGGCGTTTACAGCGCTTGCGTACATGAAAAGGCCCGTCATCTGCTCGTTGTGGACTATGATCCGGCAATAGTGGCCACCATGAATCTGCTGAACCCGGTGCAGACCCGTGGCCTGCATGGGGAGCTGGTTGGTTTGTGAGACCCGGGGCCGTGCACAAGCCGGATGGCGGGAGCAGCCTGAAAGTTATACAATTTCCTGCCGTTTCCCACTGACTGAGCAAGAATGCCCGGCAAGCTGTACATAAAGACCTTCGGATGCCAGATGAATGAGTATGACTCCTCCAAGATGGAGGATGTGCTCAGGGATGCCCATGGCATGGAGCTGGTGGCCGTACCGGAAGAAGCGGACGTGCTGCTGCTCAATACCTGCTCTATCCGGGAGAAGGCCCAGGAGAAGGTTTTTTCTCTGCTGGGCCGCTGGAAAGACTGGAAAAAGGACAAGCCGGGCCTGGTGATTGGCGTCGGCGGTTGCGTGGCCAGCCAGGAAGGCGAGGCCATCCGCCGCCGGGCGCCTTTTGTAGACCTGGTGTTTGGCCCTCAAACCCTGCATCGCCTGCCGGCCATGCTGGAACAGGTTCGTACCAGCGGCAGGGCCGTGGTGGACGTAAGCTTTCCCGAGATCGAGAAATTCGACCGCCTGCCGGAGCCCCGGGCGGAAGGCCCTTCCGCTTTCGTCTCCATCATGGAAGGCTGCTCCAAATACTGCACCTATTGCGTAGTGCCCTATACCCGGGGCACGGAGATCAGCCGTCCCTTCGATGATGTTGTCGCCGAAGTCGCCCAGCTCGCCGGCCAGGGGGTGCGCGAGGTGAATCTCCTGGGCCAGAACGTGAATGCCTACCGGGGGGAGATGCACGATGGAGAGGTGGCCGATCTGGCTTTGCTGATCCGCTATGTGGCGGCCATCGACGGCATCGAACGCATCCGCTTCACCACCTCCCATCCCGTGGAGTTCTCGGACAGCCTCATCGAGGTATATGGCGAGGTGCCGGAGCTGGTGAGTTTCCTGCATCTGCCGGTGCAGTCCGGCTCGGACCGGGTGCTCATGGCCATGAAGCGCGGTCACAGCGCTTTCGAGTACAAGCAAAAGATCCGGCGCCTGCGGGCCATCCGTCCCGACATCAGCATTTCCTCGGATTTCATCGTCGGTTTTCCCGGAGAGACAGAAGAGGATCACCGCCTCACCATGCAGCTCATCGAGGATATTGGTTTCGACCAGTCTTTCAGTTTCATCTACAGCCGCCGTCCCGGCACCCCTGCGGCGGATTTTACCGACGATGTGCCTCACCAAACCAAGCAGGCCCGCCTTGCTCAATTGCAGCAGGCCATCAACAGCAACGCCCAGCGCATCAGCCGCCGGATGGTGGGGACGCTGCAACGCGTGCTGGTGGAACGTCATGCGCGCAAGGACAGCCGGGAGCTGGCCGGGCGCACGGAAAACAACCGGGTGGTGAACTTCCCTGGCCCGGACAACCTTGTCGGGCAATTCGTGGAGGTGCGTATTACCGAAGCCCTGCCCAATTCACTGCGTGGAGAACTGCCGGAATCCGCTGCTGCCGCGGCCACCGCCTGAACCTGTATGACTCAAGCCCTGGTTTCTGACCACCCCGACTCTCTGGACCTGATCCTGACTCCTGACGATAACGAGCGCCTGCGCAATCTCTGCGGCCAGCTCGACGAACATCTGCGCCTGCTGGAACGGCGCCTGGGGCTGGAGATCAACAATCGCGGCAATGCATTCCATCTCATCGGCAGCGCCCCGGCCATCGCCGCTGGCAGCCAGGTACTGCAAGCCCTGTATGAGGAAGCTGAGGACGAAGTGCTCACGCCTGCCGCCGTGCATCTGGCCCTGCAGGAATCCGGGGTGGAACAGTTGTTGCAGTCAGCAGCGCCGGATCTGCCCGAGGTGGTGATCAAGACCAGGCGAGGCCTGGTACGGGGCCGGGGTCCGCATCAGAAGGAATATCTGCACAAGGTCATGAGCCATGATATCAACTTTGGCGTGGGGCCCGCGGGAACGGGCAAGACCTACCTGGCCGTGGCCTGTGCCGTGGAGGCCCTGGAACGGGACCGGGTGCGGCGCATCATGCTGGTGCGCCCGGCGGTGGAGGCGGGCGAACGCCTGGGCTTCCTGCCTGGCGATCTGGCGCAGAAGATCGATCCCTACCTGCGCCCACTCTACGATGCCTTGTACGAGATGCTGGGCTTCGAGAAGGTGCACAAGCTGGTGGAGCGCAATGTCATCGAGATTGCCCCCTTGGCCTACATGCGTGGCCGCACCCTGAACGAATCCTTTATCATTCTGGATGAAGCCCAGAATACCACTCCGGAACAGATGAAGATGTTCCTGACCCGCATTGGTTTTGGCTCCACGGCGGTGATCACCGGGGATGTCACTCAGGTGGATCTGCCCCGGCACCAACGCTCGGGCCTGCGCCAGGCCACAGAGATCCTGGCCCGGGTCGAAGGCATCAGTTTCACCTTTTTTGATGCCCGGGACGTGGTTCGCCATCCCCTGGTGCAACGAGTGGTCCAGGCCTATGACGTGCATGACCGCAGTCAGGAAGAATGAAGCTGGAGCTCCAGATTGCCAGTGAAGCCACCGGGCTTCCCGCGGAAAACGATTTGCGGCGCTGGGCCGAAACCGCCCTGGAGGATGAAGACCGGAGGGAACTGGTGATCCGTATCGTGGACGAAGCTGAAAGCCGTCAGCTCAACCGGGATTACCGGGGCAGGGACAAGCCTACCAATGTCCTGTCCTTTCCCTTCGAAGCGCCTCCGGAAGTGCCGGTCGGGCACCTGGGAGACCTGGTGATATGCGCTCCTGTCGTGGCCCGGGAGGCGGTTGCACAAGGCAAGCCCCTGGCCCATCACTGGGCGCATATGGTGGTGCATGGCATTCTGCATCTGCGGGGCTACGACCACCTGGAGGATACAGAGGCCGAAATCATGGAAAACAGGGAGCGGGAACTCCTGGCAGGCATGTCCATTCCTGACCCCTATCGAGAGGAAAAATGAACGACAGCGGTAACAGCGACTCGAGATTGCGCAAGGGGCTCAGAGGGCTCCTTGCGCCCCTGCTGAAACATGGCCCCGAAAACCGCGAGGAACTGGTGGGGGTACTCAAACAGGCCCGCGCCCGGCATCTTATGGATGGTGAAGCCCTGTCCATGATGGAAGCCGTACTAGAAGTGTCCGAGCTGCGCGTACGTGACATCATGATCCCCCGGGCACGCATGGTGGTAGTGGAAAGAGACAAGGCCATGGAAGCCATTCTCCCGGTAATCGTGGATTCCGCTCACTCCCGCTTTCCCGTCATTGGCGATGACCGCAGCGAAGTGGTCGGCATCCTCCTCGCCAAGGATCTGTTGCAATACTGCGGCCCCAGGGCCCCATCCTTCAATATGCGCGACGTGCTTCGGTCAGCGGTATTCGTGCCTGAAAGCAAGCGCCTGAATGTGCTGCTCAAGGAATTCCGCCTGAGCCGCAACCACATGGCCATCGTCATCGACGAGTATGGAGGAGCCGCGGGCCTGATCACTATTGAAGACGTGCTGGAGCAGATCGTAGGCGAGATCGAGGACGAATATGATTTCGATGAAGGCGCCTATATCCTCAAGCGGGGCGAGGGCCTGTACACGGCCAAGGCGCATACGACTATTGAAGACTTCAACGAGTTTTTCCATACTGCATTTGGTGATGACGACTACGACACCATTGGCGGCATGGTGGTGAATGCCCTGGGGCATATGCCCGGGCGGGGTGAGAGTGTTTCCATTGGTGACTTTCGTTTCACTGTGGTGCGGGCCGACAGCCGCAAGGTGCGTCTGTTGAATATCGAGCGTCTGGATCAAAAGGAAGACACCGCAAACAAGGGAGAGAAGGTATGAAGCGGATTCTAGTGTTGTTGTTGATCTGCCTGAGCGGAACATCCCTGGCACAAACGCAGGCGCCCCTGCGCCTGTCCATGCCTGAAGACGCCATCGCCTACCTGCGCCTGATGGGCCAAACCGAAAGTTCAGACGACCAGGCCCACACCCGGTTGCAGGAAGTGTTGCAGAGCCTGAGCCGCGACATGAACCTGCGCGCCGCTCTGGCGGCAGACCTGGAAAAACAGCCGGAGCTGGTTCAGCAACACCCCTGGCTGGATCTGCTTGCCATGGTCGAAGCTCCTGCAGAATTGGTGGTGCTATGGCCCACTGGAGCCACCGCCGCCCAGGGGAGGATCCTGGTGCGGGGGCGCAGCCGCCTCGCCAGTGAAGAAGTTCTGAACCAAATGCTTGCCCGGATCAGTCAGGCGGTCGATGGTTTGCAGCTGATCCAGGGATTCGGCGGGAAACATGTTGCTTCCCTGCGCTGGGAAGACAAGATGGATCTGCTCCTTGTGCTCGATCCGGCCAGCCGGGTGTTCTACCTGCTGGCCGGTGAAGGCGTCACCGGGAAAGAATTACAGGATCGTGTCGCCGGGCTGGTATTGCAGCAGACGCATCCCATGCTTGCCCTGGAGCAACGCATTGACACAACCGCTACCGGCCCCTTTCTGTGGCTGGACATGCCCCGGGCCCTGTATGCCTGGACCCTCTACGCCAAGCCTGCCCCCGAAATGCGTCAACGCCTGGGGTTGTTCGCCGGGGTTCGCGCCGCGGCACTGGGCTGGGGGCGCCGCAATGGCCGGGGGCGCCTGAGCCTGGTGGTGGATGCGCCGGGAAACATGGGACTGGCAGGTATGCTGCCCCCGGTGAAGAACGACTACTCTTCACTTTACAGCCGTGGCGAACCCAAATGGCTGCTGGCCCTCAACCTGCCCGGACAGGGGCTACAGCAGATGCTGGATTCCCTGGTGCAGGCGTCCCTGAAGCCTGGAGAGGATATACCCACAGGCAAGCAGGCCCTTGGGCAAGCCCTGGGGGTCGATCCGGACCGGCTGGTGGCTGGACTGGGCCCGGAAACGGTATTGTTCAGTGATCAGGCCGGTATATTTCTTGCGGTCAGGAATACCGATCCTGATGCCGTGCAGCAGTTACTTGATCACGCCACGGCCAACTACTCCGTGGAACACCGGATACGCGAGTTCGGGGGAAGAAGTTATCATCACCTCAATGTATGGATGCTTCCGGAAGAGGCGGCGAAGCCTGATCAGGATCCTCTCGATGCCTATGTACGGGAATTTTTTGT
This sequence is a window from Thiolapillus brandeum. Protein-coding genes within it:
- a CDS encoding PhoH family protein translates to MTQALVSDHPDSLDLILTPDDNERLRNLCGQLDEHLRLLERRLGLEINNRGNAFHLIGSAPAIAAGSQVLQALYEEAEDEVLTPAAVHLALQESGVEQLLQSAAPDLPEVVIKTRRGLVRGRGPHQKEYLHKVMSHDINFGVGPAGTGKTYLAVACAVEALERDRVRRIMLVRPAVEAGERLGFLPGDLAQKIDPYLRPLYDALYEMLGFEKVHKLVERNVIEIAPLAYMRGRTLNESFIILDEAQNTTPEQMKMFLTRIGFGSTAVITGDVTQVDLPRHQRSGLRQATEILARVEGISFTFFDARDVVRHPLVQRVVQAYDVHDRSQEE
- the ybeY gene encoding rRNA maturation RNase YbeY, coding for MKLELQIASEATGLPAENDLRRWAETALEDEDRRELVIRIVDEAESRQLNRDYRGRDKPTNVLSFPFEAPPEVPVGHLGDLVICAPVVAREAVAQGKPLAHHWAHMVVHGILHLRGYDHLEDTEAEIMENRERELLAGMSIPDPYREEK
- a CDS encoding pilin — protein: MKRILVLLLICLSGTSLAQTQAPLRLSMPEDAIAYLRLMGQTESSDDQAHTRLQEVLQSLSRDMNLRAALAADLEKQPELVQQHPWLDLLAMVEAPAELVVLWPTGATAAQGRILVRGRSRLASEEVLNQMLARISQAVDGLQLIQGFGGKHVASLRWEDKMDLLLVLDPASRVFYLLAGEGVTGKELQDRVAGLVLQQTHPMLALEQRIDTTATGPFLWLDMPRALYAWTLYAKPAPEMRQRLGLFAGVRAAALGWGRRNGRGRLSLVVDAPGNMGLAGMLPPVKNDYSSLYSRGEPKWLLALNLPGQGLQQMLDSLVQASLKPGEDIPTGKQALGQALGVDPDRLVAGLGPETVLFSDQAGIFLAVRNTDPDAVQQLLDHATANYSVEHRIREFGGRSYHHLNVWMLPEEAAKPDQDPLDAYVREFFVRDHLYWVRDGQWLIFARLPQPLFDRYRLEDKTALGDWLKTHQRQRTENALLLISARIDDVPRMLYYGYLTVYQSLADLLDMPFDPFAFPGAMDLELPDQGSYGVQLDLSDPYLTLEFSFEDNPLEILSGGNTATNVAMLGIVASVAIPAYKDYLSRSRIGEAMNLAAVVKNAVAEYQVSTGHLPVDAAQAGVDTAQLLAAQKIIASLKVTNGRIVITFGEDDPGLSRKTLILTPYGIEDQGSVRLVWRCGNSPEPAGRRVVLATQGGKTPVHVQSSLPARLLPKSCR
- the rsmA gene encoding 16S rRNA (adenine(1518)-N(6)/adenine(1519)-N(6))-dimethyltransferase RsmA, giving the protein MTHRARKRFGQNFLHDPGVISRIVSAINPSTEDHLVEIGPGQGAITEQFLPRVGRLDAVELDRDLVRLLESRYGDREHFHLHSADALKFDFCALAEEGEKLRVVGNLPYNISTPLLFHLLENSQCIRDMHFMLQKEVVERMVAGPGSKTYGRLSVMLQIRCQVQMLFPIGPGAFQPPPKVDSAFVRLTPYPHPLHQVNDIALFGQLVTQAFSQRRKTLRNTLKGLATEKTIEDCGIDPSIRAEQLSLEQFSCLYKGIASA
- the miaB gene encoding tRNA (N6-isopentenyl adenosine(37)-C2)-methylthiotransferase MiaB; the encoded protein is MPGKLYIKTFGCQMNEYDSSKMEDVLRDAHGMELVAVPEEADVLLLNTCSIREKAQEKVFSLLGRWKDWKKDKPGLVIGVGGCVASQEGEAIRRRAPFVDLVFGPQTLHRLPAMLEQVRTSGRAVVDVSFPEIEKFDRLPEPRAEGPSAFVSIMEGCSKYCTYCVVPYTRGTEISRPFDDVVAEVAQLAGQGVREVNLLGQNVNAYRGEMHDGEVADLALLIRYVAAIDGIERIRFTTSHPVEFSDSLIEVYGEVPELVSFLHLPVQSGSDRVLMAMKRGHSAFEYKQKIRRLRAIRPDISISSDFIVGFPGETEEDHRLTMQLIEDIGFDQSFSFIYSRRPGTPAADFTDDVPHQTKQARLAQLQQAINSNAQRISRRMVGTLQRVLVERHARKDSRELAGRTENNRVVNFPGPDNLVGQFVEVRITEALPNSLRGELPESAAAAATA
- a CDS encoding HlyC/CorC family transporter encodes the protein MNDSGNSDSRLRKGLRGLLAPLLKHGPENREELVGVLKQARARHLMDGEALSMMEAVLEVSELRVRDIMIPRARMVVVERDKAMEAILPVIVDSAHSRFPVIGDDRSEVVGILLAKDLLQYCGPRAPSFNMRDVLRSAVFVPESKRLNVLLKEFRLSRNHMAIVIDEYGGAAGLITIEDVLEQIVGEIEDEYDFDEGAYILKRGEGLYTAKAHTTIEDFNEFFHTAFGDDDYDTIGGMVVNALGHMPGRGESVSIGDFRFTVVRADSRKVRLLNIERLDQKEDTANKGEKV